A single genomic interval of Aegicerativicinus sediminis harbors:
- a CDS encoding 3'-5' exonuclease — MMNQLNLENILFLDIETVPEHPLYTDLSEEKKQLWEHKSQYQRKEEFTPEDFYEKAGIWAEFGKIICISVGYFKLQGVNRMFRVTSFHGDEKSLLQDFHNLLTSHFAESKYILCAHNGKEFDFPYIARRMLIHGIPLPNKLNLFGKKPWEVPHLDTMELWKFGDYKHFTSLKLLTNVLGIPSPKDDIDGSDVYRVFYIENDIDRIIDYCEKDVIAIAQIVLRLRGENLLEPEEIKQV; from the coding sequence GTGATGAATCAATTAAACTTAGAAAATATATTATTTCTCGATATTGAGACCGTTCCAGAGCATCCACTTTATACAGATTTGTCTGAAGAGAAAAAGCAGCTGTGGGAACACAAATCCCAGTACCAAAGAAAAGAAGAATTTACACCGGAGGATTTTTATGAAAAGGCTGGAATTTGGGCCGAATTCGGAAAGATTATATGTATATCTGTGGGGTATTTTAAGTTACAAGGTGTTAATCGCATGTTTAGGGTCACGTCTTTCCACGGGGATGAGAAGTCCCTTCTTCAAGACTTTCATAATTTATTGACATCGCATTTTGCCGAATCTAAATACATACTTTGTGCTCATAATGGAAAAGAATTTGACTTTCCATACATTGCTAGGCGTATGCTAATACATGGTATTCCTCTTCCAAACAAATTAAACCTATTTGGCAAAAAACCGTGGGAAGTTCCTCATTTAGACACCATGGAATTATGGAAATTTGGTGACTACAAACATTTTACCTCACTAAAGTTATTGACCAATGTTCTTGGAATACCTTCTCCAAAGGATGATATCGACGGGAGTGATGTATATCGAGTCTTTTATATAGAAAATGACATCGATAGAATCATTGATTATTGTGAAAAGGACGTTATTGCTATTGCACAAATTGTGCTTCGCCTGAGGGGTGAAAATTTGTTAGAACCTGAAGAAATTAAACAGGTTTAA
- a CDS encoding serine hydrolase domain-containing protein: MKFLRTLFKWVIAPITILLILLYAFKLGYLLKAINTIYFNGHTTAFLDDYKQFDNHTIEDGIAQPWPIHSGYNSKNTTKNLQKLNDKFGTIAFMIIKNDSIWLEEYYDGYTKDSHTNSFSMAKSMVSAMLGRAIMEGKIKSLEEPVGNYFSEFNNGIAADLTVGDLSSMASGLNWDESYYSPFSITTRAYFDNNLKELMLGVKVVEEPGKRHEYLSGNTELLGMVISKATGKSLSEYLSATFWQPMGAAHQAFWQIDSEENGMEKAYCCIASNARDFARFGKLYKDHGKWKGQSLLDSSFISKSITPRFKESPQYGYGWWLLDHNQKKFFMMWGHLGQYVIVNPKDNIIIVRLGHKSSDDVDDTHPFNSDIYSYIDEAYNILTK, from the coding sequence ATGAAATTTCTAAGAACATTGTTTAAATGGGTAATAGCACCCATAACTATTCTCCTTATACTGCTTTATGCTTTCAAGTTGGGTTATTTACTTAAAGCAATAAATACAATTTATTTTAATGGGCATACCACTGCGTTCCTAGACGACTACAAACAATTCGATAACCATACCATTGAGGATGGTATTGCACAACCCTGGCCCATACATAGTGGATATAATTCCAAAAACACAACTAAAAACCTCCAAAAATTAAATGATAAGTTTGGCACCATTGCCTTTATGATAATTAAAAATGATAGTATTTGGCTTGAAGAATATTACGATGGATATACTAAAGATTCTCATACCAATTCATTTTCTATGGCAAAAAGTATGGTTTCGGCTATGCTTGGACGTGCAATTATGGAAGGTAAAATTAAAAGTTTGGAAGAACCAGTAGGCAACTATTTTAGCGAATTCAACAACGGAATAGCTGCAGATTTAACAGTAGGCGATCTGTCTTCCATGGCCTCGGGCTTAAATTGGGACGAATCTTATTATTCTCCTTTCTCTATAACAACCAGAGCGTATTTTGACAATAATTTAAAAGAACTTATGCTAGGTGTTAAAGTGGTTGAGGAACCGGGTAAAAGGCATGAATATCTAAGTGGAAATACCGAGCTATTGGGAATGGTAATTTCGAAAGCCACTGGTAAAAGCTTATCTGAATATCTAAGTGCGACATTTTGGCAACCAATGGGGGCGGCACACCAAGCTTTTTGGCAAATTGATAGTGAAGAAAACGGAATGGAAAAGGCTTATTGTTGTATTGCCAGCAATGCGAGAGACTTTGCACGCTTCGGAAAGCTTTACAAGGATCACGGTAAATGGAAGGGGCAATCTTTATTAGATTCTTCTTTTATCTCTAAATCTATTACACCAAGGTTTAAGGAAAGTCCTCAATACGGTTATGGCTGGTGGCTATTGGACCACAACCAAAAAAAGTTCTTTATGATGTGGGGGCATTTGGGCCAATACGTTATAGTAAATCCTAAAGACAACATTATTATCGTAAGGTTGGGGCATAAATCTTCAGATGATGTTGATGATACTCACCCATTTAATTCCGATATTTATTCTTATATAGATGAAGCTTATAACATCTTAACCAAGTGA
- a CDS encoding methylated-DNA--[protein]-cysteine S-methyltransferase codes for MDRCVIDTPLGSAEILGDKFGIQKITIIEEDESPSTQIPESLNNCVDQLANYFSGSQRSFNLKLNPQGTDFQKKVWKKLVEVSFGKTISYQKLAKDLGDIKAIRAVASANGKNPIWIVIPCHRVIGSDGSLVGYAGGLGRKEWLLRHEGAIQQTLFS; via the coding sequence ATGGATCGTTGTGTAATAGACACTCCTCTAGGTTCGGCAGAAATTCTTGGCGACAAATTTGGCATTCAAAAAATTACAATAATTGAAGAAGATGAAAGTCCTTCCACACAAATCCCAGAAAGTTTAAACAATTGCGTTGACCAATTGGCGAATTACTTTTCTGGTAGCCAAAGATCTTTCAACCTAAAACTAAATCCACAAGGCACCGATTTTCAAAAAAAAGTTTGGAAAAAACTCGTAGAAGTATCCTTCGGAAAAACCATTTCTTATCAAAAACTTGCTAAAGATTTAGGGGATATAAAAGCCATAAGAGCCGTTGCCTCGGCCAATGGAAAAAATCCTATTTGGATTGTTATACCTTGTCATAGAGTAATTGGTAGCGATGGTAGCCTTGTTGGATATGCTGGGGGCTTAGGTCGCAAAGAATGGCTATTACGACATGAGGGGGCAATACAACAAACCTTATTTTCTTAA
- a CDS encoding CNNM domain-containing protein — protein sequence MGLLIFYGLISIFFSFLCSILEAVLLSVTPTYINVKKKEDKHYAENLERLKKDVDQPLIAILTLNTIAHTVGAILVGAQAKKLFQDEGNGVFIVSAVMTILILVASEIIPKTIGAKYWKSLTNFTSTALNALIFPLKYTGILWLLQRVTRLIGGSSHGSVLNREGFMAMTDIAHEEGVFKESEIKVIKNLLTFKDVLAKDVMTPRTVMKAENEEMSIEEFFLENTNLRYSRIPVYKDEVDNITGLVLKDEVFKEMAFDNGDKKLGDIKREIIVVKRNLPIPQLFDKLIETKNHMALVVDEYGSISGIVTQEDVIETLLGLEIMDESDNVPDLQQLARRSWETRAKRLGIIDEESDWK from the coding sequence ATGGGCTTACTTATCTTTTATGGATTGATATCCATATTCTTTTCTTTCTTATGTTCCATTTTAGAAGCCGTTTTGCTTAGTGTTACTCCTACCTATATCAATGTTAAAAAAAAGGAAGACAAACATTATGCAGAAAACTTGGAACGGTTAAAGAAAGATGTTGATCAACCTCTAATCGCAATTCTAACTCTTAACACCATCGCACATACCGTAGGTGCGATTCTAGTTGGGGCCCAAGCTAAAAAGCTATTTCAGGATGAGGGAAATGGTGTTTTTATTGTGTCTGCAGTAATGACAATTCTTATACTAGTAGCCTCCGAAATAATTCCCAAGACTATTGGTGCAAAATATTGGAAATCCCTTACGAACTTTACATCTACAGCATTAAACGCATTGATATTTCCGCTTAAATATACAGGGATATTATGGTTATTACAGCGGGTTACCCGTCTTATTGGTGGATCATCACACGGCAGCGTTCTCAACAGGGAAGGCTTTATGGCGATGACCGATATCGCACATGAGGAAGGGGTTTTTAAAGAATCTGAAATTAAGGTAATCAAAAATTTACTAACCTTTAAGGATGTGCTTGCAAAGGATGTTATGACTCCCAGAACGGTTATGAAAGCGGAAAACGAGGAAATGAGTATAGAGGAATTTTTCCTTGAAAACACAAATCTTCGCTATTCCAGAATTCCAGTTTATAAAGACGAAGTAGATAATATTACGGGCTTGGTTTTAAAGGATGAAGTGTTTAAGGAAATGGCGTTCGATAATGGCGATAAAAAGTTGGGGGATATTAAACGGGAAATCATCGTTGTGAAACGCAATCTACCAATCCCACAACTCTTTGATAAACTTATCGAAACCAAAAACCATATGGCTTTAGTTGTAGATGAATATGGTTCAATAAGCGGAATTGTCACCCAAGAAGACGTTATCGAAACATTGTTAGGCCTTGAAATAATGGACGAAAGTGATAATGTGCCAGACTTGCAACAACTCGCTAGAAGAAGTTGGGAAACGAGAGCTAAAAGACTCGGGATTATTGACGAAGAAAGTGATTGGAAATAG
- the hemB gene encoding porphobilinogen synthase, translating into MFPNRRNRRLRVNEALRSLVRETWLTPNDFIVPLFVVDGENVKEEIASMPGYYRLSLDLLKQEVKELWGMGLKSVLVFVKVPDNLKDNLGTEALNANGLMQTAIKTIKDTVPGMIVMTDVALDPYSSYGHDGIVKDGKIINDETNKVLAEMSLSHAMAGADFVAPSDMMDGRILAIRSLLEKEGFYDTGIMSYSAKYASAFYGPFRDALDSAPGFGDKKTYQMDPSNRLEAIKETIMDIEEGADIVMVKPGLCYLDIVRELKNSINVPLAVYQVSGEYAMLKAAAEKGWLDHDAVMLEQVTALKRAGSDLIASYFAKDVVKLIS; encoded by the coding sequence ATGTTTCCAAATAGAAGAAATAGAAGGTTAAGGGTAAATGAAGCCTTGCGCAGCTTGGTAAGAGAAACATGGTTAACACCCAATGATTTTATTGTACCACTATTTGTTGTAGACGGAGAAAACGTTAAGGAGGAAATAGCTTCCATGCCTGGCTACTATCGATTAAGTCTGGATTTACTAAAACAAGAAGTCAAGGAGCTTTGGGGAATGGGTCTGAAGTCAGTTTTAGTATTTGTTAAGGTTCCTGACAATCTAAAAGATAATCTAGGAACAGAGGCTTTAAATGCAAACGGATTGATGCAAACGGCAATAAAAACAATTAAAGACACCGTTCCCGGAATGATTGTTATGACAGATGTGGCCTTAGATCCATATTCATCGTATGGGCATGATGGGATTGTGAAAGATGGAAAGATTATAAATGATGAAACTAATAAGGTACTAGCTGAAATGAGTTTGAGTCATGCTATGGCAGGTGCCGATTTTGTTGCGCCAAGTGATATGATGGACGGTAGGATTTTAGCCATCCGATCCTTATTAGAAAAAGAAGGGTTTTACGATACAGGAATTATGAGTTATTCAGCTAAATATGCGTCAGCCTTCTATGGTCCCTTTAGAGATGCGTTGGATTCGGCTCCAGGTTTCGGTGATAAAAAAACCTATCAAATGGATCCATCCAATCGCTTGGAGGCTATTAAAGAAACCATAATGGATATTGAAGAAGGGGCTGACATCGTAATGGTGAAACCGGGTCTTTGTTACTTAGATATTGTTCGTGAATTAAAAAACTCCATAAATGTTCCTTTGGCAGTTTATCAGGTTAGTGGTGAATACGCAATGTTAAAAGCCGCAGCTGAAAAAGGTTGGCTAGACCATGATGCCGTAATGTTAGAACAAGTAACAGCACTAAAAAGAGCAGGATCTGATTTGATTGCATCATATTTTGCCAAAGATGTTGTTAAATTGATTTCGTAA
- the hemF gene encoding oxygen-dependent coproporphyrinogen oxidase has translation MRNTFFSFIDNLQNTITSQLEKVDGKAKFLEDLWERKEGGGGRSRVIENGAVFEKGGVNISAVHGELPDAMKTYFKVGDVDFFACGLSLVIHPKNPMVPTVHANWRYFEMYDNKGEIVDSWFGGGLDLTPYYLFEEDAIHFHTICKGVCDRHDAEFYPKFKKQCDEYFYNHHRNEARGIGGLFFDYCRETDSKSMTDWFNFVTDSAESFLDAYIPIVKARRDLSYSEEQRNWQEIRRGRYVEFNLVHDKGTLFGLKTNGRIESILMSLPPVVQWKYNYEPQPNSPEDILLHTLKNPRSWV, from the coding sequence ATGAGAAATACCTTTTTTTCCTTTATAGATAACCTTCAAAACACGATTACTTCCCAATTAGAAAAAGTTGATGGTAAAGCTAAATTCCTAGAAGATCTTTGGGAACGAAAAGAAGGCGGAGGTGGAAGATCTAGAGTCATAGAAAATGGGGCGGTTTTTGAAAAAGGAGGCGTTAATATTTCTGCTGTACATGGGGAGCTCCCGGATGCAATGAAAACATATTTCAAGGTAGGAGATGTGGATTTTTTTGCCTGCGGTTTAAGTTTGGTTATTCACCCAAAAAATCCAATGGTTCCAACTGTACATGCCAATTGGCGCTATTTTGAAATGTACGATAACAAAGGTGAGATAGTTGATTCTTGGTTCGGTGGCGGTCTTGATCTGACGCCTTATTATCTTTTTGAAGAAGATGCCATTCATTTTCATACAATTTGCAAGGGAGTGTGCGATCGTCATGATGCCGAATTTTATCCAAAATTCAAAAAACAATGTGATGAATATTTCTATAATCACCACAGAAATGAGGCAAGAGGTATAGGCGGATTATTTTTTGATTACTGTCGGGAAACAGATTCTAAATCAATGACAGATTGGTTCAATTTTGTTACGGATAGTGCCGAAAGCTTTTTGGATGCTTATATTCCAATCGTTAAGGCAAGAAGAGATTTATCTTATTCTGAAGAACAAAGAAATTGGCAGGAAATTAGACGCGGAAGGTATGTGGAGTTTAATCTGGTTCATGATAAAGGAACGCTATTCGGATTAAAAACAAATGGCCGAATCGAAAGTATTTTAATGAGCCTGCCACCAGTAGTTCAGTGGAAATACAATTATGAACCACAACCTAATTCTCCTGAGGACATATTGTTACACACCCTTAAAAATCCGAGGTCATGGGTTTAA
- a CDS encoding GNAT family N-acetyltransferase, which produces MPLNSDIVNSSTLVFDLEPNYRLEPLKISDARSLNKLMIRNGRLFQQFLPVTLAENLTEEKSRNYIAKKIKQSENFEAITLGIKKLDKGTIAGLIILKEINKEKKEAELAYCIGRKYGGMGLVTKSVIEFSNFLLLQTNLKTINILIHKSNIKSIQVAKKSGFNWKGTLENEFRAPGGLMLDMELYQRNK; this is translated from the coding sequence TTGCCATTAAATAGCGACATAGTTAATTCTAGCACACTAGTCTTTGACCTGGAACCCAATTATAGATTGGAGCCATTAAAAATTTCTGACGCCAGAAGTTTAAACAAACTCATGATTAGAAATGGTCGATTATTTCAACAATTTTTACCTGTAACTCTTGCGGAAAATCTCACAGAGGAAAAATCTAGAAACTACATTGCTAAAAAAATAAAACAGTCCGAAAATTTTGAGGCGATAACTTTAGGAATTAAAAAATTAGATAAGGGCACCATTGCTGGGTTGATCATCCTAAAAGAAATTAATAAGGAGAAGAAGGAGGCGGAACTCGCCTATTGTATTGGACGAAAATATGGTGGAATGGGGCTAGTCACTAAAAGTGTTATTGAATTTTCAAATTTTCTCCTATTACAAACCAATTTAAAGACAATCAATATCTTAATTCATAAAAGTAATATCAAAAGCATCCAAGTCGCCAAAAAATCTGGCTTTAATTGGAAAGGCACTTTAGAAAATGAGTTTAGGGCACCCGGAGGCCTTATGTTAGACATGGAATTGTACCAACGCAACAAATGA
- the hemE gene encoding uroporphyrinogen decarboxylase, translating into MNKTESITTEKKIHIKNDLYLRALRGEIVERPPVWMMRQAGRYLPEFMSIKEKYDFFTRCQTPELASEITVQPIRRFGMDAAILFSDILVIPQAMGVEVEMRANIGPFVPNPIRIKSQVKDIQIPETKEALGYVMDAIKATKELLNDEIPLIGFAGSPWTILCYMVQGQGSKTFDLAKEFCFTETEAAHNLLQKITDTTIDYLKEKVIAGADAIQIFDSWGGLLSPTDYNIFSWPYINQIVQAIKPLAPVTVFGKGCWFALNEMSKSGASALGVDWTCSPKNARYLSGGNITLQGNFDPARLMSPPEMIKNMVHQMIDEFGKDKYIVNLGHGILPNIPIDHAKAFIDAVKSYPNS; encoded by the coding sequence ATGAATAAGACTGAATCCATAACTACAGAGAAAAAAATACACATAAAAAACGATTTATACTTACGGGCCCTAAGGGGAGAAATTGTGGAACGTCCTCCTGTATGGATGATGCGTCAAGCTGGAAGATACCTTCCTGAATTTATGTCCATAAAAGAAAAATATGATTTTTTTACACGCTGCCAAACTCCAGAATTAGCCAGCGAGATAACAGTTCAGCCAATTCGGCGATTTGGTATGGATGCCGCAATCCTTTTCAGCGATATTTTAGTAATTCCACAAGCCATGGGAGTTGAGGTGGAAATGAGGGCAAATATTGGTCCCTTCGTCCCAAATCCCATCCGTATAAAAAGTCAAGTTAAAGACATACAAATCCCTGAAACTAAAGAAGCATTAGGGTATGTAATGGATGCTATAAAAGCAACCAAAGAACTTTTAAATGACGAAATTCCACTAATTGGTTTTGCTGGATCTCCATGGACTATATTATGTTATATGGTTCAGGGCCAAGGAAGTAAAACCTTTGATTTGGCAAAAGAATTTTGTTTTACAGAAACGGAGGCGGCACATAACTTACTTCAAAAAATCACAGATACAACTATTGATTATTTGAAAGAAAAAGTGATTGCTGGGGCAGATGCAATTCAAATATTCGATTCGTGGGGAGGGCTGCTTTCTCCAACAGATTACAATATTTTTTCTTGGCCTTACATAAACCAAATTGTTCAAGCAATTAAACCTTTGGCCCCCGTTACCGTATTTGGTAAAGGTTGTTGGTTTGCGTTAAATGAAATGTCTAAATCAGGCGCTTCTGCTTTGGGTGTGGATTGGACCTGCTCCCCAAAAAATGCGCGTTATTTAAGTGGTGGAAATATTACCTTACAAGGAAATTTTGATCCAGCAAGATTAATGTCGCCACCAGAAATGATAAAAAATATGGTTCATCAAATGATTGATGAATTTGGAAAAGATAAATACATCGTAAATTTAGGACATGGTATACTGCCCAATATACCAATCGACCATGCAAAAGCCTTTATTGATGCGGTAAAGTCATATCCAAATAGTTAA
- the hemC gene encoding hydroxymethylbilane synthase: MSRTIRIGTRDSQLALWQAKAVQGQLEYLGHSTGLVKVKSTGDLVLDKPLYELGITGIFTKTLDVALLNNEIDIAVHSLKDVPTALPKGIVQAAVLKRGNVKDILVYKDNEEFLSQEKAVIATGSLRRKAQWLNRYPTHKVTDLRGNVNLRLQKLQDNEDWNGAIFAAAGLGRIGLSQKNSIPLDWMVPAPGQGAIMIAARKEDDDILEACKAINHEETEICTTVERLFLRYLEGGCTAPIGALCQIKDEQVHLQGILLNFDGTKKIEVKRFDPLGKHGGLAKYCADSILERGGKRLMGTPGSVSEQPPHIYSTKSLTPEQELLFRDGIRVKSTDAIKIYFNRIPKASLKRPLKNVLITSKNAAEAILFNLNKEELNFGNIYCVGRKTKRFVEKNIGNVTHYENNAADLAAYFDQHFSGTELTYFCSNIRLDELPDKLAKQGVVLEEIIAYETKLDADKIEHDLKGVMFFSPSGVSSYMQINKPKGTAYCIGPTTAEEAANYFEDVKISSFPSAESLIELINSDL, translated from the coding sequence ATGTCTAGAACCATTCGAATCGGCACCAGAGATAGTCAATTGGCGCTCTGGCAAGCCAAAGCCGTTCAAGGCCAGCTAGAATATTTAGGACATTCAACAGGACTAGTTAAAGTTAAATCCACTGGTGACTTGGTTTTAGACAAACCTCTTTATGAATTGGGGATTACCGGTATATTCACCAAAACACTAGATGTTGCCTTATTGAACAATGAAATAGACATTGCTGTGCATTCCCTTAAGGATGTACCTACAGCACTGCCAAAAGGAATTGTACAAGCAGCGGTTCTTAAAAGAGGCAATGTAAAAGACATATTAGTCTATAAAGACAATGAAGAGTTTCTATCGCAAGAAAAGGCAGTAATTGCCACAGGAAGTTTAAGGCGCAAGGCCCAATGGTTAAATCGTTATCCTACACATAAGGTTACAGATTTAAGGGGCAATGTTAATCTAAGACTACAAAAGCTACAAGACAACGAAGATTGGAATGGAGCCATATTTGCTGCTGCCGGTTTAGGTAGAATTGGCTTATCACAAAAAAATTCAATTCCGTTAGACTGGATGGTTCCTGCCCCTGGGCAAGGAGCAATAATGATAGCCGCCCGTAAAGAAGACGATGACATCCTTGAAGCATGCAAAGCCATCAATCATGAGGAAACAGAAATATGCACAACCGTTGAACGTTTATTTCTTCGTTACTTAGAAGGTGGTTGCACGGCTCCGATAGGTGCACTATGCCAAATAAAAGATGAACAAGTTCATCTACAAGGGATCCTGCTCAACTTTGATGGTACCAAAAAAATAGAAGTAAAGCGTTTTGACCCCTTGGGAAAACACGGTGGTTTAGCCAAATATTGCGCAGATTCTATTTTAGAACGCGGTGGAAAGCGGCTAATGGGTACTCCTGGTTCGGTTTCTGAACAACCACCACATATTTATTCCACCAAATCTTTAACCCCAGAACAAGAGCTTTTATTTAGAGATGGCATTCGGGTAAAAAGTACCGATGCCATTAAAATATATTTCAACCGTATACCTAAAGCTTCCTTAAAAAGACCTTTGAAAAACGTTTTAATTACAAGTAAGAATGCGGCGGAAGCTATATTATTTAACCTTAATAAAGAAGAGTTGAATTTTGGCAACATTTATTGTGTTGGAAGGAAGACAAAGCGATTCGTGGAAAAAAATATTGGCAATGTCACCCATTATGAAAACAATGCCGCTGATTTGGCAGCTTATTTCGACCAACATTTTTCAGGTACAGAACTGACATATTTTTGCAGCAACATTAGGTTAGATGAACTGCCTGATAAATTGGCTAAGCAAGGTGTTGTATTAGAGGAAATTATTGCCTACGAAACAAAATTAGATGCGGACAAAATTGAACACGACTTAAAAGGTGTAATGTTTTTTAGCCCATCAGGAGTTTCAAGTTATATGCAAATTAATAAACCTAAAGGAACCGCGTATTGTATCGGGCCCACCACAGCAGAAGAAGCCGCAAATTACTTTGAAGATGTAAAAATTTCAAGCTTTCCATCAGCTGAAAGCTTGATCGAACTTATCAATTCAGATTTATGA
- the hemA gene encoding glutamyl-tRNA reductase — MLENRKGLTFYALGLSYKKADAETRGHFSLDKESSLLLLKQAKEKGIESIVVTSTCNRTELYGFAEHPYQLIELLCHNTIGTVEEFQKVAYIYKNKEAIAHVFRVGSGLDSQILGDFEIISQLKHSGRLSKKLGLLNSFMERLINAVIQASKRIKTETDLSSGATSVSFASVQYILSNVNDISNKNILLFGIGKIGRNTCENLIKHSKNQHITLINRTKTKAEEIAGKFNLVVKDYASLREEINATDILIVATGAKNPTVDKFCISSKNPLLILDLSIPRNVNPDVCDLENVTLVHLDQLSKITDSTLERRKLQIPLAETIIEEIMTEFNQWVANRKFAPTIKALKEKLNDLKKAELDTQRKKFKNFDEVQAELITKNLIQKITNHFAHHLKHDDDSPDESLELIKRVFQIERTTHV, encoded by the coding sequence TTGCTAGAAAATAGAAAAGGACTGACATTTTATGCCCTCGGTTTAAGCTATAAAAAAGCTGATGCAGAAACCCGTGGCCATTTTAGTTTAGATAAGGAATCTAGCCTACTATTACTAAAACAAGCCAAAGAAAAAGGCATAGAGAGTATTGTTGTTACTTCCACCTGTAATAGAACGGAGCTTTATGGCTTCGCAGAGCATCCTTATCAATTGATTGAATTGCTTTGCCATAACACCATTGGCACCGTTGAGGAATTCCAGAAAGTTGCTTATATCTATAAAAACAAAGAGGCCATTGCACATGTTTTTAGGGTAGGCTCAGGATTGGATAGCCAGATCCTCGGAGATTTTGAAATTATAAGCCAACTTAAACATAGTGGTCGGCTTTCTAAGAAGTTAGGATTGCTCAATTCCTTTATGGAACGCCTAATCAATGCGGTTATTCAAGCTAGCAAACGAATAAAAACCGAAACAGATTTATCTTCGGGAGCCACCTCGGTGTCTTTTGCTTCAGTTCAATATATACTAAGTAACGTCAATGATATTTCTAATAAAAACATACTTCTTTTCGGTATTGGAAAAATAGGGAGAAACACTTGCGAAAACTTAATAAAACATTCTAAAAATCAGCACATAACCCTGATTAACAGAACAAAAACAAAAGCTGAAGAGATCGCAGGTAAGTTTAATTTGGTCGTAAAGGATTATGCCTCCCTAAGAGAAGAGATAAATGCAACCGATATTTTAATTGTTGCAACAGGCGCCAAAAATCCCACGGTTGACAAATTTTGCATTTCCTCTAAAAATCCACTTTTAATCCTCGATCTTTCCATCCCTCGAAATGTGAATCCGGATGTATGCGACTTAGAAAATGTTACATTGGTTCACCTAGATCAACTGTCAAAAATTACGGATTCTACTCTAGAGCGCAGAAAATTACAAATACCATTAGCCGAAACAATCATTGAGGAAATCATGACTGAATTTAACCAATGGGTCGCTAATAGAAAGTTTGCCCCTACTATAAAGGCTTTGAAGGAAAAATTAAATGACCTTAAAAAGGCAGAGTTAGATACGCAGCGCAAAAAATTTAAAAATTTTGATGAGGTCCAAGCCGAATTGATTACTAAAAACCTAATTCAGAAAATTACCAATCATTTTGCCCATCATTTAAAACATGATGACGACTCCCCCGATGAAAGCCTAGAACTGATTAAAAGGGTTTTCCAAATTGAACGAACCACACATGTCTAG
- a CDS encoding helix-turn-helix transcriptional regulator, with protein sequence MPKAEKNIAQSPMEELWVDKDFCIITYKNEGSQIEVLEKEIDSSFIQFHFCLKGESKFIFNEGRYALGLHSENSILLYNPQRDLPLHLQVEPNSWIVSLLISIKQFHSLFSKEANYITFLSEENRHKKYYKDGMISPSMAIVLNQIINFNLHDSIKDIYLKGKAYELLGLYFNKTEDANIEQCPFLVDETNVQKIRKAKDIIIHRMAEPPGLQELADEIDLSLKKLKDGFKQLYGDSVYSFLFDYKMEVARKMLESGDNNVNEVGLKIGYSTASHFIAAFKKKYGITPKKYIVSKS encoded by the coding sequence ATGCCCAAAGCTGAAAAAAATATCGCTCAAAGTCCGATGGAAGAGCTTTGGGTAGATAAAGATTTCTGTATCATAACTTATAAAAATGAAGGTTCTCAAATAGAAGTTCTTGAAAAAGAAATTGATAGCTCGTTTATACAATTTCATTTCTGTCTAAAAGGGGAGTCCAAATTCATTTTTAATGAGGGCAGGTATGCCTTAGGACTTCATTCTGAAAATTCAATCCTACTTTACAATCCTCAGAGGGATCTTCCTTTGCATTTGCAGGTAGAGCCAAATAGTTGGATTGTGTCCTTGTTAATTTCAATCAAACAGTTTCACTCCTTATTTTCTAAAGAAGCCAATTATATCACTTTTTTGAGTGAAGAAAATCGGCACAAAAAGTATTATAAGGATGGTATGATATCACCTTCCATGGCCATAGTTTTAAACCAAATCATCAATTTTAACCTGCATGATTCTATAAAGGATATTTATTTGAAGGGGAAGGCTTATGAATTGTTGGGGCTTTACTTCAATAAAACTGAAGATGCCAACATAGAGCAATGTCCATTTTTGGTAGATGAAACAAATGTTCAGAAAATAAGAAAGGCTAAGGACATCATTATTCATCGCATGGCTGAACCGCCAGGCTTACAAGAGTTGGCAGACGAAATAGACCTTAGTTTGAAAAAATTAAAGGACGGTTTCAAGCAATTATATGGTGATTCGGTCTATAGTTTTTTGTTTGATTATAAAATGGAAGTTGCCCGAAAAATGCTTGAGAGTGGAGATAATAATGTAAATGAGGTAGGCTTGAAAATCGGGTATAGTACAGCTAGCCACTTTATTGCGGCATTCAAGAAAAAATATGGTATCACACCTAAAAAATATATTGTTTCAAAGTCTTAA